From a region of the Rhipicephalus microplus isolate Deutch F79 chromosome X, USDA_Rmic, whole genome shotgun sequence genome:
- the LOC119176197 gene encoding solute carrier family 25 member 44, with amino-acid sequence MEDPEILTIEWEMMDKSRFFMFSIINSFTLRCLVYPLTVIKTRLQVQKPGKLYTGTFDACSKILRYEGFGGLYRGFWINTIQMFSGIGYIFTYEKVRDMLSRHADIHDRRLKGLIAGGCSSLVSQTIITPFDVVSQHMMVLGRSSKSGGTVMNPLNISVDLKRKHLISAAIVRELYRRDGIRGFYRGYFASLLAYVPGSALWWMFYPAYTDGLRRVLPGWTPQMFVQCMAGPLSGITVCLITNPMDVVRARIQVQRMNSVTQTFWQLWTEERLRMFQIGLSARVMQSVISSFLLALGYETLKRWSVHDEYKDKIRW; translated from the coding sequence ATGGAGGATCCGGAAATCCTTACGATAGAATGGGAAATGATGGACAAATCACGATTCTTCATGTTCAGCATAATCAACTCGTTCACCTTGCGTTGCCTGGTGTACCCTTTGACGGTCATCAAAACGCGACTGCAAGTCCAAAAGCCGGGAAAGCTTTATACCGGTACGTTTGACGCCTGCTCGAAAATTCTGCGCTACGAAGGCTTCGGAGGTTTGTACAGAGGCTTTTGGATTAACACAATACAGATGTTCTCGGGCATCGGCTATATCTTCACGTATGAAAAAGTACGGGACATGCTTTCTCGACACGCCGACATACACGACCGGCGTTTAAAGGGACTTATAGCTGGTGGTTGCAGTTCTCTAGTGAGTCAGACTATTATCACGCCCTTCGACGTCGTCTCCCAGCACATGATGGTCTTGGGCCGGTCGAGCAAAAGCGGTGGCACGGTCATGAACCCGCTTAACATCAGCGTCGACCTGAAAAGGAAGCACCTTATTTCTGCGGCCATCGTTCGCGAATTGTACCGAAGAGATGGCATCAGGGGCTTTTACCGAGGGTACTTCGCATCACTGCTCGCTTATGTGCCCGGCAGTGCGCTATGGTGGATGTTCTATCCGGCCTACACCGACGGGCTGCGGCGCGTTCTGCCTGGCTGGACTCCTCAAATGTTTGTGCAGTGCATGGCAGGACCCCTGAGCGGTATCACCGTATGCCTCATCACCAACCCGATGGATGTTGTGCGAGCCCGCATCCAAGTGCAGCGCATGAATTCGGTCACGCAAACTTTTTGGCAGCTCTGGACGGAAGAACGCTTGCGCATGTTCCAGATAGGCCTGTCGGCTCGCGTAATGCAGAGTGTAATCAGCTCCTTTCTGCTTGCTCTGGGCTACGAAACGCTCAAGCGGTGGAGCGTACATGATGAATACAAGGACAAGATTCGGTGGTAG